A single window of Intrasporangium calvum DSM 43043 DNA harbors:
- the hisC gene encoding histidinol-phosphate transaminase — MSDDAVQPPPATPGASPTVRLRQVLGQMPDYKPGRPAAAAAGVTPFKLSSNENPYGPLPSVLAAITEAAGSVNRYPDMAVVGLRERLGRALSVSSDCIATGTGSVAVLAQIVQAACDAGDEVVFAWRSFEAYPIVTQLAGATPVMVALDDRARHRLDAMADAVTERTRVVLVCTPNNPTGPTVHRAELDAFLDRVPSDVIVVIDEAYVEFVRDPEAVRGLEVWRERPNVVVLRTFSKAYGLAGLRVGFAVAHPDVAAAIRKTATPFGVNSLAQVAAVASLDAFDELNERVESIVAERERVVRALQDQGWKLPDSDANFVWFPLGSDSTAFAEACEAAGLMVRQYGDDGVRVTIGEAEANSRLLEVAEAFGAR; from the coding sequence ATGAGCGACGACGCCGTGCAGCCCCCGCCCGCCACCCCGGGTGCCTCCCCGACCGTGCGGTTGCGCCAGGTGCTCGGACAGATGCCGGACTACAAGCCGGGCCGGCCCGCCGCGGCCGCCGCAGGGGTCACGCCGTTCAAGCTCTCGTCCAACGAGAACCCCTACGGGCCCCTTCCCTCGGTCCTCGCGGCGATCACGGAGGCGGCCGGTTCGGTCAACCGCTACCCCGACATGGCCGTGGTGGGGCTGCGCGAGCGGCTGGGGCGGGCCCTGAGCGTGTCCTCCGACTGCATCGCGACCGGTACCGGCTCCGTGGCCGTGCTGGCCCAGATCGTGCAGGCGGCGTGTGACGCAGGGGACGAGGTCGTCTTCGCGTGGCGGTCCTTCGAGGCCTACCCGATCGTCACCCAGCTGGCCGGTGCGACCCCGGTGATGGTGGCGCTGGACGACCGCGCCCGGCACCGCCTCGACGCGATGGCCGACGCCGTCACCGAGCGCACCCGTGTCGTGCTCGTCTGCACGCCCAACAACCCGACCGGCCCCACGGTGCACCGGGCCGAGCTCGACGCGTTCCTCGACCGGGTGCCGAGCGACGTCATCGTCGTCATCGACGAGGCCTACGTCGAGTTCGTCCGCGACCCCGAGGCGGTGCGCGGCCTCGAGGTCTGGCGCGAGCGGCCCAACGTCGTCGTCCTGCGCACCTTCTCCAAGGCGTACGGCCTCGCCGGGCTCCGCGTCGGCTTCGCGGTCGCGCACCCGGACGTCGCCGCGGCGATCCGCAAGACGGCGACGCCGTTCGGGGTCAACTCGCTCGCCCAGGTCGCCGCGGTCGCCTCGCTCGACGCCTTCGACGAGCTGAACGAGCGCGTCGAGTCGATCGTCGCCGAGCGTGAGCGCGTCGTCCGGGCGCTCCAGGACCAGGGCTGGAAGCTCCCCGACTCGGACGCGAACTTCGTGTGGTTCCCGCTCGGGTCGGACTCGACGGCGTTCGCTGAGGCGTGTGAGGCGGCCGGACTCATGGTCCGGCAGTACGGCGACGACGGGGTGCGGGTCACCATCGGCGAGGCCGAGGCCAACTCGCGTCTGCTCGAGGTGGCCGAGGCGTTCGGCGCGCGGTAG
- the pdhA gene encoding pyruvate dehydrogenase (acetyl-transferring) E1 component subunit alpha, with protein sequence MSDKVVAELHEPTPAVGDGGPDMIQLLTPEGERLSHPDYDKYVADLTPEDLRSFYRDLVLIRRLDAEGYALQRQGELGLWPSLLGQEAAQVGSGRALKPHDMCFPTYREHGVGFVRGMDPQSSLQLFRGVSQGGWDPKDHNFHLYTIVIGAQTLHATGYAMGVKMDGNVGTGDPDRDTAVICYFGDGASSQGDVNEAFVYAASFDAPVVFFCQNNQWAISEPVSKQTRIPLFQRARGFGFPGMRVDGNDVLATYAVTQHCLDEARNGNGPLLIEAFTYRMGAHTTADDPTKYRVSAEVEQWKFRDPILRLKTYLSHEGWADEAFFTRVDEEADQFAAELRHGCITMDTMPGETMWDHVYAEDHPVMEAERAAFQAYQASFEEAN encoded by the coding sequence GTGAGCGACAAAGTAGTCGCCGAGCTGCACGAGCCGACCCCAGCGGTCGGTGACGGCGGCCCGGACATGATCCAGCTGCTGACCCCCGAGGGGGAACGCCTCTCCCACCCCGACTACGACAAGTACGTCGCGGACCTGACGCCCGAGGATCTCCGGAGCTTCTACCGCGACCTCGTGCTCATCCGCCGCCTCGACGCCGAGGGGTACGCGCTCCAGCGCCAGGGTGAGCTCGGGCTGTGGCCCAGCCTGCTCGGCCAGGAGGCCGCCCAGGTCGGCTCGGGCCGGGCGCTCAAGCCGCACGACATGTGCTTCCCCACCTACCGTGAGCACGGCGTCGGCTTCGTGCGGGGCATGGACCCGCAGAGCTCGCTTCAGCTCTTCCGCGGGGTGAGCCAGGGCGGCTGGGACCCGAAGGACCACAACTTCCACCTCTACACGATCGTCATCGGCGCCCAGACCCTGCACGCCACGGGCTACGCGATGGGCGTGAAGATGGACGGCAACGTCGGCACGGGCGACCCCGACCGCGACACCGCCGTCATCTGCTACTTCGGCGACGGTGCATCCTCGCAGGGCGATGTCAACGAGGCGTTCGTCTACGCCGCGTCGTTCGACGCCCCGGTCGTGTTCTTCTGCCAGAACAACCAGTGGGCGATCTCCGAGCCGGTCTCGAAGCAGACCCGCATCCCGCTCTTCCAGCGCGCCCGCGGCTTCGGCTTCCCGGGGATGCGCGTCGACGGCAACGACGTCCTCGCGACCTACGCCGTGACGCAGCACTGCCTGGACGAGGCGCGCAACGGCAACGGTCCGCTCCTCATCGAGGCGTTCACCTATCGGATGGGCGCGCACACGACGGCTGACGACCCCACGAAGTACCGCGTCTCCGCCGAGGTCGAGCAGTGGAAGTTCCGCGACCCGATCCTGCGCCTCAAGACGTACCTGTCCCACGAGGGCTGGGCCGACGAGGCCTTCTTCACCCGGGTCGACGAGGAGGCCGACCAGTTCGCCGCCGAGCTGCGCCACGGCTGCATCACGATGGACACGATGCCCGGCGAGACGATGTGGGACCACGTCTACGCGGAGGACCACCCGGTCATGGAGGCCGAGCGCGCCGCGTTCCAGGCCTACCAGGCGAGCTTCGAGGAGGCGAACTGA
- a CDS encoding alpha-ketoacid dehydrogenase subunit beta, with translation MALEKVTLGKSLTSGLRRAMERDPKVVLIGEDIGKLGGVFRITEGLQKDFGEARVIDSPLAESGIVGTAVGLALRGYRPVCEIQFDGFVYPAFDQIVSQVAKLRARSLGAVTMPIVIRIPFGGGIGSPEHHSESPEAYFAHTAGLRVVACSNPEDAHWMIQQAIECDDPVIFFEPKRRYHDRGEYDTAATEAPRGLFEAHIVRPGSDVTMVGYGPVVKTMLESAAAAEADGTSIEVIDLRSLSPLPIDTIVGSVRKTGRLVVVHEASSFLGMASEISAQVTEQCFYDLEAPVIRVNGANIPYPPSRMEEDFLPDLDRILDGVDRALAY, from the coding sequence ATGGCACTCGAGAAGGTCACCCTCGGCAAGAGCCTCACCAGCGGCCTGCGCCGGGCCATGGAGCGGGACCCCAAGGTCGTCCTCATCGGTGAGGACATCGGCAAGCTCGGTGGCGTCTTCCGGATCACCGAGGGCCTGCAGAAGGACTTCGGTGAGGCGCGCGTCATCGACTCGCCGCTCGCCGAGTCCGGCATCGTCGGCACCGCGGTGGGTCTGGCCCTGCGCGGCTACCGGCCCGTCTGCGAGATCCAGTTCGACGGGTTCGTCTATCCGGCGTTCGACCAGATCGTCAGCCAGGTCGCGAAGTTGCGTGCCCGCTCGCTCGGCGCGGTCACGATGCCGATCGTCATCCGGATCCCGTTCGGCGGCGGCATCGGCTCCCCCGAGCACCACTCCGAGAGCCCCGAGGCGTACTTCGCCCACACGGCCGGCCTGCGCGTCGTCGCGTGCTCGAACCCGGAGGACGCCCACTGGATGATCCAGCAGGCGATCGAGTGCGACGACCCGGTGATCTTCTTCGAGCCCAAGCGCCGCTACCACGACCGGGGTGAGTACGACACCGCCGCGACCGAGGCCCCGAGGGGCCTGTTCGAGGCGCACATCGTCCGACCGGGGTCCGACGTCACGATGGTCGGCTACGGCCCGGTGGTCAAGACGATGCTCGAGTCGGCGGCCGCGGCCGAGGCCGACGGAACCTCGATCGAGGTCATCGACCTGCGCTCGCTGTCCCCGCTGCCGATCGACACGATCGTCGGCTCGGTCCGCAAGACCGGCCGGCTCGTCGTCGTGCACGAGGCGAGCAGCTTCCTCGGGATGGCCTCGGAGATCTCTGCCCAGGTGACCGAGCAGTGCTTCTACGACCTCGAGGCTCCGGTCATCCGGGTCAACGGCGCCAACATTCCGTATCCGCCGAGCCGGATGGAGGAAGACTTCCTTCCGGACCTCGACCGGATCCTCGACGGCGTCGACCGCGCCCTCGCCTACTGA
- a CDS encoding dihydrolipoamide acetyltransferase family protein: MAIRTFNLPDPGEGLVEAEIVEWKVAPGDTVKVNDMVLEIETAKSLVELPIPWSGTVRELLVNVGDTVDVGTPIISIDDGQGGDAPAAPAGETAQAPKGEQQEANLVGYGAKAGATARRARKQGDGRMPLGSVPESAPARAAAPTETEQVAEAEPVAEQTAPAPRTESPAPAVEPVAREGRPKAKPPVRKLAKDLGVDLWSVPGSGPDGIITRDDVESFARGVNLPERQGVSDQGEAAASVSAAPSPAAYPFGSGEREVRTPIKGVRKMTAQAMVGSAFTAPHVTEWVTVDVTRTMELVDRLKRSREFKDVKVTPLLVLARAMILAIRRNPGVNATWDEAAQEIVQKNYVNLGIAAATPRGLIVPNIKDAHGMSMLQLAQAIGELTATAREGRTQPAEMSGGTITITNVGVFGVDSGTPIINPGESAIVAFGAIRKMPWVVEGPAGDEIVVRHVTQLAMSFDHRLVDGELGSRFLADLAAIMADPGQALVWG; this comes from the coding sequence GTGGCAATTCGCACGTTCAACCTGCCCGACCCCGGTGAGGGTCTCGTCGAGGCCGAGATCGTCGAGTGGAAGGTCGCTCCCGGCGACACCGTGAAGGTCAACGACATGGTCCTCGAGATCGAGACGGCCAAGTCGCTCGTCGAGCTGCCGATCCCGTGGTCCGGCACCGTGAGGGAGCTCCTCGTCAACGTCGGCGACACCGTCGACGTCGGCACGCCGATCATCAGCATCGACGACGGTCAGGGTGGCGACGCCCCGGCCGCGCCGGCGGGTGAGACGGCCCAGGCGCCGAAGGGGGAGCAGCAGGAGGCCAATCTCGTCGGCTACGGAGCCAAGGCCGGAGCGACCGCTCGCCGCGCTCGCAAGCAGGGGGATGGCCGTATGCCGCTGGGCTCGGTCCCCGAGTCGGCGCCGGCACGCGCGGCGGCACCCACCGAGACGGAGCAGGTTGCCGAGGCCGAGCCGGTCGCCGAGCAGACCGCCCCGGCTCCGCGCACCGAGTCCCCGGCACCCGCCGTCGAGCCGGTGGCCCGAGAAGGCCGTCCCAAGGCGAAGCCCCCGGTCCGCAAGCTCGCCAAGGACCTGGGTGTCGATCTCTGGTCGGTGCCGGGCTCCGGCCCCGACGGCATCATCACCCGCGACGACGTCGAGTCCTTCGCGCGCGGCGTCAACCTCCCTGAACGGCAGGGCGTTTCGGACCAGGGCGAGGCGGCGGCCAGCGTCTCCGCGGCACCGAGCCCAGCGGCATACCCCTTCGGCTCGGGCGAGCGGGAGGTGCGGACCCCGATCAAGGGCGTGCGCAAGATGACCGCGCAGGCGATGGTCGGGTCCGCGTTCACCGCGCCGCACGTCACCGAGTGGGTCACCGTCGACGTGACCAGGACGATGGAGCTCGTCGACCGGCTCAAGCGGTCGCGTGAGTTCAAGGACGTCAAGGTCACGCCGCTGCTCGTTCTCGCCAGGGCGATGATCCTCGCGATCAGGCGCAACCCCGGCGTCAACGCGACGTGGGACGAGGCGGCGCAGGAGATCGTCCAGAAGAACTACGTCAACCTCGGGATCGCCGCGGCCACCCCGCGAGGGCTGATCGTCCCGAACATCAAGGACGCCCACGGCATGTCGATGCTCCAGCTCGCGCAGGCCATCGGCGAACTGACGGCGACGGCGCGGGAGGGGCGGACGCAGCCGGCGGAGATGTCGGGCGGCACGATCACCATCACCAACGTCGGCGTCTTCGGCGTCGACAGCGGCACCCCGATCATCAACCCGGGCGAGTCGGCGATCGTCGCGTTCGGTGCGATCCGCAAGATGCCGTGGGTCGTCGAGGGCCCGGCCGGCGACGAGATCGTGGTCCGGCACGTGACGCAGCTGGCGATGAGCTTCGACCACCGGCTCGTCGACGGCGAGCTGGGGTCGCGCTTCCTGGCTGACCTCGCGGCGATCATGGCGGACCCGGGCCAGGCCCTGGTCTGGGGCTGA
- a CDS encoding glycosyltransferase 87 family protein codes for MLLAALTEPVAETVRFGQVNLILAGLVLVDLLVLMPRRSRAAGLLLAVAICVKLTPAIFLLVPLVSREWRTLARTAVASAVLTVVPALVMPASWLDFWTRAVWSPERVGGVEFLSNQSVKGAVWRAAGPGGFPVVTALLVVAVVLVTLLAVRRAGDRDALGTVLIVALCGLLVSPISWIHHWVWTLPLMLWLVAPGRAGRSRRQPVLVGLGVAWLVATTTRVMWLAPSGGGREYSASLAAKFLSDAYAVLGLASLVAVSAVLVAGPGRNTPAHRVLTPDAAGASSR; via the coding sequence GTGCTGCTGGCCGCGCTGACCGAGCCGGTTGCCGAGACGGTTCGCTTCGGTCAGGTCAACCTCATCCTGGCCGGGCTCGTCCTGGTCGACCTCCTCGTACTCATGCCCCGACGCAGCCGCGCTGCCGGGCTGCTCCTGGCCGTGGCCATCTGCGTCAAGCTCACCCCGGCGATCTTCCTGCTCGTTCCCCTGGTGAGCCGCGAGTGGCGAACCCTCGCGCGGACCGCCGTCGCGAGCGCGGTCCTGACCGTCGTCCCTGCCCTCGTCATGCCGGCGTCGTGGCTCGACTTCTGGACGCGCGCGGTCTGGAGCCCGGAGCGCGTGGGCGGTGTCGAGTTCCTCTCCAACCAGTCCGTCAAGGGTGCCGTCTGGCGAGCCGCCGGCCCGGGCGGATTCCCTGTCGTGACCGCCCTCCTCGTGGTGGCCGTCGTCCTCGTCACCCTGCTGGCCGTGCGACGGGCGGGCGACCGGGACGCGCTCGGGACCGTCCTGATCGTGGCCCTGTGCGGTCTGCTCGTCTCTCCCATCTCGTGGATCCACCACTGGGTGTGGACCCTGCCGCTCATGCTCTGGCTCGTGGCCCCGGGACGGGCCGGCAGATCTCGGCGCCAACCGGTGCTGGTCGGTCTCGGTGTGGCGTGGCTCGTCGCGACCACGACGCGCGTCATGTGGCTTGCACCCTCTGGTGGCGGACGCGAGTACTCGGCGTCCCTCGCGGCCAAGTTCCTGTCAGACGCCTATGCGGTGCTCGGGCTGGCCTCGCTCGTGGCTGTGTCGGCCGTCCTGGTCGCAGGCCCCGGACGCAACACACCCGCCCACCGCGTGCTCACCCCAGATGCAGCGGGGGCAAGCAGCCGGTAA
- a CDS encoding glycosyltransferase 87 family protein: protein MALRGRRLTLAYLVLSVTLAAVHVATAPGVPIDLEVYRRAGEVLLGGGDQMYRGADGALPFTYPPFSAALFTALALVPAGVAAFLVAALSYLGLSTIVGLSLRHLRIDPDSGSPSCCWPR, encoded by the coding sequence GTGGCGCTTCGGGGCCGTCGGCTGACTCTCGCCTACCTCGTGCTGTCCGTGACCCTCGCTGCGGTCCACGTCGCCACGGCTCCGGGCGTGCCGATCGACCTCGAGGTGTACCGCCGGGCGGGCGAGGTCCTGCTCGGCGGCGGCGACCAGATGTACCGCGGCGCGGACGGAGCGCTGCCCTTCACCTATCCCCCGTTCTCCGCGGCCCTGTTCACGGCGTTGGCCCTCGTCCCCGCGGGAGTCGCGGCGTTCCTCGTGGCCGCGCTCTCCTACCTGGGCCTGTCGACGATCGTCGGACTGAGCCTCCGCCACCTGCGCATCGACCCCGACTCGGGGTCCCCGTCGTGCTGCTGGCCGCGCTGA
- a CDS encoding MDR family MFS transporter, whose amino-acid sequence MPSSPATSRTTEPDDVSTGLDPRARQIFTALMLGMLVASISQTIVGPALPRIVAELGGMEHYSWLATAAMLVSAITVPIVGKLSDIYGRRGFYLGGLVVFMVGSVLSGFAQNFWWLIGARALQGVGMGTLMPLSQTIIGDIIPPRQRGKYQGLMGGVFGLSSILGPLVGGFVTDNWGWRWLFFISLPIGVVAYIGIARFLHLDHVDRETVIDKAGIALLSLALILLLVPTSLGGTTLAWDSPVTMGLYAVGLVALVAFIAVERRAVEPVLPLRLFRSSIFTLSNIASFMVSVMMFGAMIYLPVYAQGVLGVSATNSGLILMPMSVAMIGLSIVAGLVITRTGRYKLQTLVGILIMGAGFWMLIRMDYAADELDLTLAMVVFGIGLGMAMQVYTLIVQNAAQRRDLGVATASTQFFRNVGSTVGIAVFGTIMSSGLAVNIASHLPAGAAERLATSGQQVDAGSVLDPAALVNLPPEVVTGVQQGLADSLHAVFLWGLVPFAIALVATLFIKELPLRNTVHTADEAGRELLDTMTQTAADDELVVPLGREAGNTRTKERLLGLRLGLLADAALSGDRPLLSRAVAEVGQGDVERGAALLQRTAHMLTTEDNAVAAETERYAVEVAEAARVSGPLTPELKRELATAVAERDARTVMTTVEPTVAERYEAVDIQMLERVGDDLTAAYLVDAMRTRA is encoded by the coding sequence ATGCCGTCTTCCCCCGCCACCTCCCGGACGACCGAGCCGGACGACGTCTCGACCGGCCTCGACCCCCGCGCGCGGCAGATCTTCACCGCCCTCATGCTCGGCATGCTCGTGGCGTCGATCAGCCAGACGATCGTCGGTCCGGCCCTGCCCCGCATCGTCGCCGAGCTGGGCGGGATGGAGCACTACTCCTGGCTCGCCACGGCCGCCATGCTCGTCAGCGCGATCACCGTGCCCATCGTCGGCAAGCTGTCCGACATCTACGGACGGCGCGGCTTCTACCTCGGCGGCCTCGTCGTCTTCATGGTCGGCTCGGTCCTGTCCGGCTTCGCACAGAACTTCTGGTGGCTCATCGGGGCGCGCGCCCTGCAGGGCGTCGGCATGGGGACGCTGATGCCGCTGTCCCAGACCATCATCGGCGACATCATCCCGCCGCGACAACGCGGCAAGTACCAGGGCCTCATGGGTGGCGTCTTCGGCCTCTCCTCGATCCTCGGCCCCCTCGTCGGCGGTTTCGTCACCGACAACTGGGGCTGGCGCTGGCTCTTCTTCATCAGCCTGCCGATCGGGGTCGTCGCCTACATCGGGATCGCCCGCTTCCTCCACCTCGACCACGTCGACCGCGAGACGGTCATCGACAAGGCCGGCATCGCGCTCCTCTCCCTCGCGCTCATCCTCCTGCTCGTGCCCACCTCGCTCGGCGGCACGACCCTGGCGTGGGACTCCCCCGTCACAATGGGCCTCTACGCCGTGGGGCTCGTCGCGCTCGTGGCCTTCATCGCGGTCGAGCGGCGGGCCGTGGAGCCGGTGCTGCCGCTACGCCTCTTCCGCAGCTCGATCTTCACGCTGTCCAACATCGCCAGCTTCATGGTCTCCGTCATGATGTTCGGCGCGATGATCTACCTGCCCGTCTACGCGCAGGGCGTCCTCGGCGTCTCCGCCACGAACTCCGGCCTCATCCTCATGCCGATGTCGGTGGCCATGATCGGGCTGTCGATCGTCGCCGGGCTCGTCATCACCAGGACCGGCCGCTACAAGCTCCAGACCCTCGTCGGCATCCTCATCATGGGGGCCGGGTTCTGGATGCTGATCCGGATGGACTACGCCGCGGACGAGCTCGACCTCACCCTCGCCATGGTGGTGTTCGGCATCGGGCTGGGCATGGCGATGCAGGTGTACACACTCATCGTGCAGAACGCCGCCCAACGCCGCGACCTCGGGGTCGCCACCGCGTCCACGCAGTTCTTCCGCAACGTCGGCTCGACGGTGGGGATCGCCGTCTTCGGCACCATCATGTCGAGCGGGCTCGCGGTCAACATCGCCTCGCACCTGCCGGCGGGTGCGGCCGAGCGGCTCGCCACGTCCGGCCAGCAGGTCGACGCCGGGTCGGTGCTCGACCCGGCCGCGCTGGTCAACCTGCCCCCCGAGGTCGTCACGGGGGTTCAGCAGGGCCTCGCTGACTCGCTGCACGCCGTGTTCCTCTGGGGCCTCGTGCCGTTCGCCATCGCGCTCGTCGCGACCCTCTTCATCAAGGAGCTGCCGCTGCGCAACACCGTCCACACCGCCGACGAGGCGGGGCGTGAGCTGCTCGACACGATGACCCAGACCGCCGCGGACGACGAGCTCGTGGTCCCGCTGGGCCGGGAGGCCGGCAACACGCGGACCAAGGAGCGGCTGCTCGGCCTCCGGCTCGGGCTGCTTGCCGACGCAGCCCTGTCCGGCGACCGGCCGCTCCTGTCCCGAGCCGTCGCGGAGGTCGGGCAGGGCGACGTCGAGCGAGGAGCCGCGCTGCTGCAGCGCACCGCCCACATGCTGACGACCGAGGACAACGCCGTCGCCGCCGAGACCGAGCGCTACGCCGTCGAGGTCGCCGAGGCGGCCCGCGTCTCCGGGCCCCTCACGCCGGAGCTCAAGCGCGAGCTGGCGACGGCCGTGGCGGAGCGGGACGCGCGGACCGTCATGACGACCGTCGAGCCCACCGTGGCCGAGCGGTACGAGGCCGTCGACATCCAGATGCTCGAGCGGGTGGGCGACGACCTCACTGCCGCCTACCTCGTCGACGCGATGCGGACCCGCGCCTGA
- a CDS encoding TetR family transcriptional regulator — protein MSEPDCGLRERKKRETRMAIHRAALDLVEEAGFDAVTTDQIAARAGVSPRTLFNYFPTKESAVLGATPADLDEMRALLDARPASEPILQSIRAIVEARLSPTTYDPQLRAQRRRVILSEPSLGPALVGNNIRAENVLTELVADRLGLDPRESVRPRVTVASALAAVRACIEHQHSGGSGTVEEAVDEAFLLLEHGFA, from the coding sequence ATGAGCGAGCCGGACTGTGGACTGCGTGAGCGCAAGAAGCGTGAGACGCGGATGGCGATCCACCGCGCAGCCCTGGACCTCGTCGAGGAGGCCGGCTTCGACGCCGTGACGACCGACCAGATCGCGGCTCGTGCCGGGGTGAGCCCGCGCACCTTGTTCAACTACTTCCCGACCAAGGAGAGCGCCGTCCTCGGCGCGACCCCGGCCGACCTCGACGAGATGCGGGCCCTGCTCGATGCCCGGCCGGCGAGCGAGCCGATCCTCCAGTCGATCCGGGCCATCGTCGAGGCACGCCTCTCCCCGACGACGTACGACCCGCAGCTGCGCGCGCAGCGACGGCGGGTCATCCTCAGTGAGCCGTCCCTCGGGCCGGCGCTGGTGGGCAACAACATCCGGGCGGAGAACGTCCTCACGGAGCTCGTCGCCGACCGGCTCGGCCTCGACCCGCGCGAGTCAGTGCGGCCACGCGTCACTGTCGCGAGCGCCCTCGCCGCGGTCCGGGCGTGCATCGAGCACCAGCACTCCGGGGGGAGCGGCACCGTCGAGGAGGCGGTGGACGAGGCCTTCCTCCTCCTCGAGCACGGCTTCGCCTGA
- a CDS encoding TraR/DksA family transcriptional regulator, with protein sequence MTDTTTHSTRLAEERQTTVDRLEGLRREFGQVVEAAVDSNSDDEHDPEGATIAYERSQVAALIDQAEEHLGEIDAALARLDEGSYGLCVVCGRRIPEERLEARPTARTCVEHAGQG encoded by the coding sequence GTGACCGACACGACGACGCACAGCACCCGGCTGGCCGAGGAGCGCCAGACCACCGTGGATCGGCTCGAGGGGCTCCGGCGGGAGTTCGGCCAGGTGGTCGAGGCTGCGGTGGACTCCAACTCGGACGACGAGCACGACCCCGAGGGCGCGACGATCGCCTACGAGCGGTCGCAGGTCGCCGCCCTCATCGACCAGGCGGAGGAGCACCTCGGCGAGATCGACGCGGCCCTGGCGCGCCTCGACGAGGGCAGCTACGGGCTCTGCGTCGTGTGCGGTCGCCGGATCCCGGAGGAGCGGCTCGAGGCCCGCCCCACCGCCCGGACCTGCGTCGAGCACGCCGGACAGGGCTGA
- a CDS encoding Nramp family divalent metal transporter: protein MGDRPGRALPSHVDARSPEHGLGGTLRAPRTLVPALLAAIAYVDPGNFGVNITSGAEHGYALVWVVVFASCAAMVIQYLAAKLGMVTGLSLAEHSARRYPGVGRIVLWTQAEIVVIMTDLAEIVGGAIALYLLFGMPLMWGAVAVTGFSLVVLYLKVHGRSHFESVVLVLLAVIIGSLLWQVLVAEVDRVALLRSAVPGPLDSSAALLAVGIVGATVMPHALHFHSAASRTRDDGQVEPSQAVRLRIGRQTVRSVVIAMTVAGAANISLVVFAAALPSEAGASIETAYAALGAEAGQIAATMLAVALLASGLASTLVGVQTGDVVMTGFGRRPIPALLRRTLAVVPALIILGLGVEPTLALVWSQVILSFALPGTLIPLLLFTHDRRLMGAMANHRLTTAVAWIITAVIVGLVGFLLVSGA from the coding sequence ATGGGTGACCGACCGGGCCGCGCGCTGCCGTCGCACGTCGACGCGCGCTCCCCCGAGCACGGGCTCGGCGGGACCTTGCGTGCGCCTCGGACGCTCGTGCCCGCGCTCCTCGCGGCGATCGCCTACGTCGACCCCGGCAACTTCGGGGTCAACATCACGTCCGGCGCCGAGCACGGGTACGCGCTCGTGTGGGTCGTCGTGTTCGCCAGCTGTGCGGCGATGGTGATCCAGTACCTCGCTGCCAAGCTCGGGATGGTCACCGGCCTCAGCCTCGCCGAGCACAGTGCCCGGCGGTACCCGGGCGTCGGGCGCATCGTGCTGTGGACCCAGGCCGAGATCGTCGTCATCATGACCGACCTCGCCGAGATCGTCGGCGGTGCGATCGCGCTGTACCTCCTCTTCGGGATGCCGCTCATGTGGGGCGCGGTCGCGGTGACCGGGTTCAGCCTCGTCGTCCTCTACCTCAAGGTGCACGGGCGCAGCCACTTCGAGTCCGTGGTCCTGGTCCTGCTCGCCGTCATCATCGGCTCGCTCCTCTGGCAGGTGCTCGTCGCCGAGGTCGACCGGGTGGCGCTGCTGCGGTCGGCGGTGCCCGGCCCGCTGGACTCGTCGGCGGCGCTGCTCGCCGTCGGCATCGTCGGCGCGACCGTCATGCCCCACGCCCTGCACTTCCACTCCGCGGCGTCGCGGACCCGCGACGACGGCCAGGTCGAGCCCTCGCAGGCCGTCCGCCTGCGGATCGGGCGGCAGACAGTGCGCTCCGTCGTCATCGCGATGACCGTGGCGGGCGCGGCCAACATCAGTCTCGTCGTCTTCGCCGCGGCCCTGCCGAGCGAGGCGGGCGCGAGCATCGAGACCGCCTACGCGGCCCTGGGGGCGGAGGCAGGGCAGATCGCGGCCACGATGCTCGCGGTGGCGCTGCTCGCCTCGGGTCTCGCGTCGACCCTCGTCGGCGTGCAGACCGGGGACGTCGTCATGACCGGCTTCGGCAGGCGGCCGATCCCTGCCCTGCTGCGGCGCACCCTCGCCGTGGTGCCCGCGCTCATCATCCTCGGGCTCGGGGTCGAGCCGACCCTCGCGCTCGTGTGGAGCCAGGTCATCCTGTCGTTCGCGCTCCCCGGGACACTCATCCCGCTCCTCCTCTTCACGCACGACCGGCGGCTCATGGGCGCCATGGCCAACCACCGGCTGACCACGGCGGTGGCCTGGATCATCACCGCCGTCATCGTCGGGCTGGTCGGGTTCCTCCTGGTCAGCGGCGCCTGA